The window ACCGACATGCTGGATCGCTTCGCCGCTCTGGTCCGCCGATTCTACTCCGAGCCGAAAGGCCCCATCCCCCTGCACGCCCCGGTCTTCGCGGGCAAGGAAAAGGAATACCTCTGCCGTTGCGTGGACACGACCTTCGTCTCCAGCGTGGGTGAATACGTGACCCGCTTCGAGGACATGCTCCGCGAATTCTCCGGAGCGGCCGCCGCCGTGGCCGTGGTCAACGGCACCTGCGGCCTGACCGCCGCCCTGGGGCTGGTCGGCGTGCGGCCCGGCGAGGTCGTGCTGACCCAGGCCCTGACCTTCGTGGCCACGGCCAACGCCGTGCGCCACGCCGGAGCGGAGCCGGTCTTCCTGGATTCGGACCCGGACACCCTCGGCATGTCCCCGGACGCCCTGCGCGCCTTTCTGGACGCCAAGGCCGAGAGCGGCCCGGACGGCCCCCGTCTGCGGGCGGACGGCAGGCGCATCGCGGCCTGTCTGCCCATGCACGTCCTGGGACACGCCTGCCGCATCCGCGAGATCGCGGCTCTCTGCCAGGAGTGGCGCATCCCCCTGGTGGAGGACGCGGCCGAGGCCCTGGGATCGACCCTGGATGGCCGCCACCTGGGCCT is drawn from Desulfovibrio aminophilus DSM 12254 and contains these coding sequences:
- a CDS encoding LegC family aminotransferase; this translates as MLDRFAALVRRFYSEPKGPIPLHAPVFAGKEKEYLCRCVDTTFVSSVGEYVTRFEDMLREFSGAAAAVAVVNGTCGLTAALGLVGVRPGEVVLTQALTFVATANAVRHAGAEPVFLDSDPDTLGMSPDALRAFLDAKAESGPDGPRLRADGRRIAACLPMHVLGHACRIREIAALCQEWRIPLVEDAAEALGSTLDGRHLGLFGRIGVLSFNGNKTVTTGGGGMLLTNDPELGARAKRLTATAKRPHPWEFFHDETAWNYRMPNVNAALGCAQMERIEDILADKRDVAAAYREFFANEADMEFVDQPEGCRSNFWLCSVRAGSRAARDAMLEWTNAHGIATRPLWRLMTDLPMYAGNAGDDLDAAREAVERVVSLPSGPRWGKRP